The nucleotide sequence tactccattatgatatatattataaaagtaagtaaaaagtaTACATTAATAAAAGTAAGTGTAGATATATAAGCAACAATGTGTACTTAAAGTATGGAAAGTACTTATTACACAGAACAGCATTATCATTCATTATCATATCATATTTATATGTAAGCAGTACGTAAATGTTGTAGTTGGTCAACATGGAGCTAGGTTTTATACACTGTAGGGGAATGCATGTATATAATAAACTCATCATATATTTTGCATATAAAATCttgatctgaaaagtaactattACTGTAAATTGACACAGTGGAGCAAGTACAAATGTcccctctgaaatgtaatggagtagaGGTATGAAGTAACATAAaacttacttaagtaaagtacaagtaccttaaaATTGTACAACTTGAGTAGAAGTACTTAATTACTTCCCACCACTGCAACTGAATGCACTACTTCAGTATTGTACTAAAGTAGTGTAAATAgtgtaaaacacacaacaatttGGGAGTGACAGTTAAAAATTAGATGCCCACCCTTCAGCTTCTCTCCAAACATGGTGAGGAAGACGGTGAAGTTGATGGGGCCGCTGGCCTCCTTGATCATGGCCTCCAGCTCCTCATTCTTCACGTTCAGCTGGCCTGAATAGCCCAAAAATTTGCATTAGTACAAGAGAACATGAAACACATAGTCACACGTACTTTTCCACTGTAGATgtatcatttattatttattgccaCCACTCACCCATTGAAGCCAGCACGTCCCTCAGGTCATCTTTGCTGATGATACCATCTCTGTTCTGGTCAATGATTGTGAAAGCCTAAACAGAAGAGATACAGATTAGGTTTATTTCTTGAAGGAAGCACTGAGGACAGATCGGGAGAGGGCACGCGAGTTGTGTGGATGGATGAGGGGTGAGGAGACCTCTTTACACTTTTAGAGACTCCTCAGTCAACAGTTAGTCCATTAAAGTAGCAGCTGGCGAGTATCTTTGACACAGTGCTGTACAAATGTTAGAGGATACTGTGCAAGAAAAAAGCTGCACACACATTGTCAGACCTAACTGTAGTGACTGTAGTGACAGTAGTGGGCGGGGGGATCCTTAAGATGGGGAGTCTTTTCTTACATGTTAATCTGGTAAAGTATCATTAGAGAACAGCTGCTGACCCTGTGCAATTCACGTCTATGAAACTTAAGATAACCCCTTGGACTTGAACTTAACAAACACATCCAACTGATATAAACCCCTACATGCCCCACCCCAACCCCCGGCTGCTATCTTTCAAACTGTGCAACGTGCTAAGATCATCCTAATCATCATGTCATACATTCCCTAAGTGGCACTCAAGCAGCCCCTGTATCATTTATCACAGGAGATATGTTTCTTCTATTCGCAGCACATCACACACACCATCATTATCCAATCTCTTGACAGCCCATCCTTATAAAATCCTATCTCCCTGACCTCACTGAACTCCAGCACACGCCTTTCACGCCTcatttgtacacttttttctccttttgccTTTAGGTCTTTCTCTTCTCATCAAATAACTTTTAAAAGTGAACAGTTTGCAATTGAGCACACATAGCAATAAAAgtaaagttttaaaaacatcaaatgttATATTATCTGTTCTGCATTATAATAAGCGTGGCCTCGGTCCGAGATGTCTGAGTGACAGCTGGGGGTGGTCAAAGGTGAACAAAACGTCGAGAGCCTCAGATGGCGTCAGAAATTTCAGTGCTCCTCCTAATGACATTCTCGCGATTATTAAATTGTCAGGGGAGAAGAGGAGGGCACGCAAAATAGCAACTGACGTGAAAATGGATCTGAGAGCTGCTTAACCAAACTCTAATTTTGGTTACCGTCTACAAGAAATTGATTTGAAAATACACCAGCAGTAATTTAGAATCTGAAATTCTGTCTATCAACTAACCAGAGGCAACGCAGATGTCTAATGCTTCCTAGGCTGCCATTAATGATGTTAATAGTAGAATAAAGGAACTCCTGCAGGGGTGAAGGACAGCTGTGTGGCTGGACAAACCTCACCTCTTTGTACTCCTGAATCTGGCTCTGCTCAAACATAGAGAACACATTGGAGGAGCcgccttctgctgctgctgccctccTCTTGGCCTTCTTTGGTGCCTGGTGGACAAACACATGAGTGAAATCTTAGAGTAAATCAATTAGCTTTTGGCAAAAACTCAAATTGATGCTACTGAGTGCTGTACaggcagtggttcccaacaGGTTTGGCTTGTGGTGCCTTACAATTAACCAATGTGAACCTGCATATAttcaacaaaaactgtaatttcCCCCTGTGAACTTCTTTAATTTTCATTGTTTAATAGGGATAACTGTTAGAAGCCTTAAAGggtaaaattacaaaaacaaaggttAGAGAAAAGGTTGAAAAATGTATATAGAGTTTTTTCTTTCGTGTCCCATTGATCAGGTCacaacccctcagatttatctggtCTTGATCCAAAGGATGGGAACTACTGCTCTAGCAGATCAGCAGAAGTTCAGGTGCAGTCCTCAGGTTAGTAAAGACATTTTTGATCTGACTACCAGTCCCTACCACTATCTGTGACATGCATTTGGCTTATGAGTTTTAAAAGAATCCTTTTCCTTAATTTGTCCctgcaaatatttgagtttGGCATGCAATGCCAGTGCAAGTGCATTATGAAGTGAAGTGCATCACCAAGAACACCTGCAATCATCCAAAAATCCACAAAGAAATGTCCAAAATCACTCGATCTACTGCAAGTGATGACAAATGTTCCCATCTTTTTGTTAATATTAGTTCAAGCTTCGACAAAACGTTCATCGAAAAGTTAATCCAGAGGGTTGTCTTGATTCCCCTGTAGTTATTTCCATCAGCAGAGTGCAGGGATGTGGGAACCCTGGTACTCACCATCTTGAGACGGTATGAGCGGAGGTTAGGATGATCAAGAGGGAGAAGACCTTGTGAAGCCGCGTTATACGTAGCTCCCCGGGGGCTTATATACCCCAACACTGGCCAATCTAACTTTAGCCACAGCCTCAAGTTTGGATGGGATAAAAAAGAGAGGGTGGGTGTTTTGGGGGGTTATGAAGGGGGGTGTGGTGGGGGGGCATGCTCAAGGATGAACTGATGGCAAAAGTGGAGGAGACAGAATGGCGGAACAGTGTATCGCCTTACTAGAGATCAGAAATAGACCCAGGAGTCTTGGAATTAAGTAAACCTGATAGCTGAGGGACCATGCTGCAGGTCTGCAGTCCCACGTGGACTAATAAGGACATTCGGGACATAGAAGTTCGTTGGACCACTGGACACTGTCTCTCCACCCTCCTTCTGTCCACCACCATCTGCCTGCAGAGAGGCACAGCGGCCACTTGCTGACtttatttttggtttgtgaTGTCCATTGCGATATTACAGACTGGCATACAAGCATTCTATACCCTCAGCAACTGATGCAGCTTTTACCCTGTATGTGCACGACTTGGCTTTCTCATTTTAAGTTGCGACAAAGTACTGATGCTAATGTCAAATTTAGGATTTTCCCACAGACGTTATGATGGAGGGGGCTCGGTAGTAACACCAAATATGTATCATTGCATGAATAGCTGTCAGGTTCATTACCAAATATCTTTATATATCTTTGGACCTTCGTGCTCACACAGTGTAGTACGTATTGCATACAATATATCTCTCCTGTATTctgatgcattcatgtaaatGTTTACTGGGCTTTACTTTATTaagaacatttatttacttgttCTACTCTATCATGATGAATTGGGTGTATTGACCATACTATATATAGTTGTAAAAGAAAACTATACAACAATCTCACCTTTCAAGAATGTATTAGTATTGGTAACTATTTAATAATCAgtcattatcattatcaatattattgttgttttgtcatgGTCAGGGTCATAATCTTTGgcattattgttattaacatCATTATCTTTGATTGTGAAgcccaaaacaataaaatacattaaaatccaggaggcaaaaagaaacaaaagcaaaaataaatccactgataaataaaaaactgaaaataaataagttagtacagtattatcagcaaaGGTACTTAAAGTATCAGAAATAAAAGCACTCTGCAGAAAAATTGCCCGGTGACCAGTGTAACTGCAGACTTTTCTCCAATTGTTGCTTTTTAGTGAATTATCGGATAATTTTACCTCTTTGGGtctcaaaaattattttaattattttattctcaTGTAGACACTGCTTTTTTTGTAATGAGTCACAAGCCAAAGGTTTGGAAACCAttgttttaatctttaacaatgcTTTATAATGGGCTTAAAGCAAAATTTGTAAAGCAACTAAATccgataaatgtagtggagtaaagcAATACAATGTCTGCTTGAAATGTAGAGGCATAGAagtaaaaagaagaataaaactgaaataggagtactcaagtaaaatactTAATtgcagtatttgagtaaatgcaTTAAATGCAATTACGTAATTGGAAAATTGTTTTTCACAGTTATATTTATTATGAGCAGAAGTCGCTCAAATGTCAAAGCATCTATTTTTGTCAGATAAAGATGTGGTTCATGTTTGAGGTTTCTtgtgtctgtttcctgtttttttagttttgttttctggGGACAAGATGAGGTTagctgtcaacattaaatgaACAACAACATGCCAGCCAGGTGAAAGCACCGTTAACCTCTGGCTGCTGTCACACTTTCTCATTACTACAAAGGTGTGTGTTTGGTGATTGGCCTCAGACATGAACACTTTCCCACCTGTTTGGCCCCAGCCCCCCTCTCACGCCGTCCACCATCCCTCCCCCCTTAAATAGAAGGGGATTACTTGGCTGGGTGATGGCAGCAGACATTCCCAGAACAACATAAAAGGGACAGCTGAAGGCGACCAAAATAGCTAAATAAACTTGACAGTCTGCCAATGTGTTGGCCCCTCTGAGCAAAATGCTTTCCTTTATTaattttttcatcttttataTCCAGATTTACCTCAGACATaatctgttttcatttcatcaacAACTTTGTTAATCTTGTCTGTTGCAGAAAAGTATTTTTGTCCCCTCTCTCACCGCTCTCAttgtgactgtttgtgtttccactgaTGTCCTCAATGTGACACTCTGATGGTCGATGATGAGTCATGTCTCTGCtctttactggtttccactccTGCAATAATTTAGATTAGACAGACGTTTGTTTATGTTGGGCGTTCAGAACACCCGCAGCCTGACGCTAGCTTTCAGTCCTCCCCTTGTGTTCCTGTTGACCTTTGAACCCCGGTTGACTTGATTTTCACCACCTTGTTGCAGAAATGAAATATGACTGTTCTGACTGTGATTTCtacttttaaaaagaaagtgtaGGCGTAGACTGATGGGTCAACTGCGTGTCATCTGTAATTTTGCACTTTAGCATTACATTCTCTATGAATTCTCTACCTTGTTTTCTGTCTTGATTTGGACATAAATAGTAAGTATTAAACTGTTTCTATAAACTcttaaatattgtatttattaccCTTTTAGCAGTTTTGGTCAACTCATTTCATGTTATGAGTGACAGGTAAAGAATCAGCTGTGCCATCTCAAACTTTTCACAGATGTGTCAGCTGCTGACTTAACAACACACTTGTAATAAAACCCAAAATGGTCTCACTTCACAATGTGTTTACACCATGCAATCGTGAGGAAGTGTTTccatacatgtgtacatttcAGGGGGCCGTTGCTGTAATGTGACACGTCTTGCCACGCTCCTCTGAAGCCATCTATCACTTTTTAGGTGATTGGTATGTCTATCTGTAGGGTCTGGAATGTAGAGAAGCTCCCAGCTTGTCATATGGAGGAAGGCGACCTGAAGGAAGTGATTTAGGAAACGTGAATGTTTGTAATATTCTGTTCTGGTGTGTTTGATTACCTTCCAGCCTCAGGTTGCCCTGTTTTGTTATTTGAGTCCATAAAGGATAGAGGTTTATTGATCACCATGCAGTAACTTTAAAGGGCATGTCAGATGTCAACTTTAGCTTTTTtcagtctggtggctttgaactTGGAGGTAAGGCGTGGCAGTTAAATGAACAGTTTAGTTGTAAAAATTATTACACTTACAAATGACCACATTTTGTACCTCTGGAGCAGTTACTTTGTCCAACTAACCCAGGTAAATTCAATGGTAATTACAGTCAGACATGTTGTAATAATCCACATAAATTAATGGATAACTCAATTTAAGGTACTTCATTTCCCAAAACATTTAACCTGTCAGTTTTAATACCAGTTGTATTACTTTTTGTCTCTCTTGCATACTTACATTAATCACTGATTTCTGACAAAAATCACACCTTTAAGATTACTCTCAAATCTGGTGGTTCTCTCAAGCCCAGAATCAGCACACTGTTCCTGCAGCGCCCTCTGTTGTTTACATCCTCCACTGACTGTCATAGAACATGGGTCAGACATTGCTCCTACAATGTAACCAAGTTTCAGGTGCCTACGCTCTGACACCAGCAGGCTCAGAATGAGCTTCATCCCTGAGGCTGTGACCCTCTTGAACTCTACACCTTCAATCTAATCGCACCTTTGCACTCATACTGAGCTGTTCACACTTTAACACACATGCTATTTTCACTATTCATATTTTTGCACAGATTGAACCCCTGCACTGTTAAATAgtattactgtatatataacCTGCTGTGTATACATTGTCATACTTACCAAATGCATAGATGCTGTTCTACTGTACGTACAACCTTACATTTGCACTGTCCATTATCTAAATCTGTCCACTTGTCCtctatacatttttaatatattcacATGTACTGTATCATATTTGGATAATGCACCTTTACTGTAAGATGTAGCAAAACTTAGGATGGAGTACTGACTTCATCCACAAAAACTATATTTCTGCACTTCTGGTTAGATGCTAACCTCATTTCATTAGCTCTGTACCCGTACTCTgcacagagaaaataaagttgaatctaattTAAAATAGGTTTTCCTCACTCTGTGGCAATCATCCACAAATCATTTTTATCTGCTCGCTTCAAGGACTTGACTGAACAAAATCCTACCTTTAACTGAGATAAATGTGGAAACAAAAGATCCCATTTCTTTATGACTGTAAAATGGACaaattctctctctcgctttaaGAATTTCCTTTGGGATAAAAAAATCTTATCTTATGCTTCCTTGTATTTCTAGTGGAAAGTGGTTTTTATGATTTAAACCTTTATGAACTGTGCCAGAGACCAAAgttgtctttgtattttttgtgtcattGTCAACAgttaatattaaaaacaaatgaataatgGCAAAATTCACTTTAGCTGCTTCAGGCACACTAGAATAGTACAGAGCCACtgttaatataattaataacatCTGTAATTTTACTGCTATAATGTGTCTAAAGTTCTGTTCTGAAAAAAGTTTATTATGTACGGTAAAAAGGAAAATTATAGATGTCTTGTGCTTATGTCCATTTATTTCCCTGTGATTCTACTggaatctttttctttttttttataaaacttCACAATGTGcatgaaataaaattatatttgtgtttgtattttttgtcaGAGTATATTACTTTATATCAGACATGTATAGCTGTATAACTGATTATGAGACATTTGAGACAACAggtaaattttatttttcatgcaatgaaaaatgtataatacTGTATCAGATTTCTTTTCCATGACATGGATAAAATTCTTAATTGCACTACATGTGAATAGTCAGTGCTCAGGGCATTGTTGTACATATGCAATTAGCAGCAGGAGTGCAGGTTCCAATTAGCAGTAAGAACATGAGAACAAACAAGGAAAAGGCcctttgacatgtcacagtaggaaacgaacaggtgtaaataataaaatgaatcatggctgaattccatttagatGCTTCAGTTTCGCTTCAGGCCCTgttattgtgcatgctggctcactgttaAACTGTCATGGCAGTTAAATAGAACTGAGACATTGTTAAGGTTATTAGTAACAGTAGTCGAAATGATGTGAAAAGGGCCTATCATGTCCACATTGTTGTCCAAAAGGTGCAGATGTGCAAACACCTGCAGTATCTGCCCTATGTGACCCTTTGTGGGCAAGTTCCTTGCTTCCTCTTTGTTACATCTCGTAAACACTGTAAGGCTGGCTTGGCTCAGGAAAATCTGgaaaattactttaaaacaaaattaacataCAAATGTTCTAAACTCATCACATGAAATGGACATTGAGCACATTCATAGGTCTGGGCATCAAACTCTATGTTTGTAAATACAAAACTCCTAACACTTTCAGTGAAGTTCCTCTTTAACACACATGAACCACTCCAtctcacttcctcttaagtggcTAAgttgtaagtttttttttcagccCAGGTCAATGAGATCCCCCTCAAtgtgttcctcttctgcttGTCGGCTCCTCAGCCATTCCTCTCTTGCTTTCTTCACTTCTTGGCCATAATAATCATGAAGTTTGCTAAACTCCTCAAGTGTATCATAACCCACCAAAGGCCATTCGCCGTACAAAGGTGCCGGTCCATTAAGTGGTGTGACATGAGCATTTCTCCTCAGCCACAGTTTAGGGGACTTCTTAGATACCACTTTAGAAGGTGCTTGTAAAACAGTGCTGGCACTGAAGCTTCTCCCCTCCCTGACCACTGCTGTTGGCCGCTGCACAGTGAAATGATTGAATGTGGACTGTTTAGGGTCACTTACAGAGGAGCTGTGACTGGATTCACCAGAGGCTTGTTGCTTTTTTGCTTCTGCAGATAGAAAACAAGAagttaacaaaaacacaggctactcataataactaataataaatattatttacataatAGTGCAAAAGAATGATTTGACATTCATGAGAAATatgttaaatgagaagatcaataccacatATCTGGGTAcaagcagccagttagcttagcttagcacaaagactggaaacagtggACATATAACAGTGGACAACATAATTACAGCTACCAGCACTAATGAAGATAACTAATTAACAGTTTATTCCTCAATTGTTTCATCTGTAcacaaataaagtgtaaaaacaacaattataaTACTGGTGGTTATGTGCGAGACTGCTTCTTGGATGGGAGCAGTAACTTCCTGAGCCTGACACTAGCTGTCAGTCCTCCCTTGTGCTGTGTCAGTGTGCTGTGTTACACTTGCTATTTTGACTGCACAAGTGTGTCACAGTGACAGTTATGGCTAAATTAAGTGCACAATAAGTACCTGGATGGTGTACTGCTCAACTAATGCTATTTTCTACTTTCAAACAATGTTTatgaagtaaaaaaatacagaatgtaTGATGCAGCCAATAAAAGTTGCCCATAAAAGACTACACTTCTTTAAAGGCCCCAAAAAACATAAACTTCAGTCTACAGAAAGGGCAGTAGCACCAATATAAAGAACAAGGCCACAACACTCATAACACATAACCAACCTTCATACTGCCTCCCCAAGTCTCTCACCAGCAGGGAGAGGTAACAGTGACTGGCTGAGAGCAAAGCTTTCACCCAGCTCTCTAGAGTCTGACGATCCCCTGCTGCAAATCTGTAGGTTTTGAGTCCAGGCCCTTCAAACACCAGGGAAAAGGCAAACTGTCCATCAGACTCCGAGTGCCGGACTGC is from Micropterus dolomieu isolate WLL.071019.BEF.003 ecotype Adirondacks linkage group LG02, ASM2129224v1, whole genome shotgun sequence and encodes:
- the pheta2 gene encoding sesquipedalian-1, with the protein product MKLHQKILTHYLSCTSPVDKEGYLYKKKERTATYQRRWFVLKANMLFYQERPADRHLLGVIVLEGCAVRHSESDGQFAFSLVFEGPGLKTYRFAAGDRQTLESWVKALLSASHCYLSLLVRDLGRQYEEAKKQQASGESSHSSSVSDPKQSTFNHFTVQRPTAVVREGRSFSASTVLQAPSKVVSKKSPKLWLRRNAHVTPLNGPAPLYGEWPLVGYDTLEEFSKLHDYYGQEVKKAREEWLRSRQAEEEHIEGDLIDLG
- the mylpfa gene encoding myosin regulatory light chain 2, skeletal muscle translates to MAPKKAKRRAAAAEGGSSNVFSMFEQSQIQEYKEAFTIIDQNRDGIISKDDLRDVLASMGQLNVKNEELEAMIKEASGPINFTVFLTMFGEKLKGADPEDVILSAFKVLDPEGTGSIKKEFLQELLTTQCDRFTPEEIKNMWAAFPPDVAGNVDYKNICYVITHGEEKEE